Genomic segment of Niallia taxi:
TCTGGATTGGCTGTTTCACCTGCTGCAATTCCGATTAACTCTGTTCCTGAAAAAGCGAAGTTAACTGCCAGCATTGTCATGAATACTGTGATAGCTCCATTAGGAAAAAGATCACCACTTGTGAAATTACTTAGCAATGGTGCTGACTGTGTATGTGCCATTGGTATAATGCCAATAACAGCACCTAAGCCTAGTAAAATGAAAAGTGCGATAGCAATTACTTTAATGGAAGAAAACCAAAATTCAGATTCTGCGAACAATCTCACTGTTAGTATGTTCAACATAAATATTAAAAGTGCGAATACTAAGCTCCAAATCCATACATTAACAGATGGAAACCATCTTTGCATAAGAAGTCCCGCCGCTGTAAATTCAGAACCTAATGCAACAGTCCATGTTAACCAATACAGCCATGCAACTGTATAGCCTGTAGCTGGATTAATGTATTTAGCGGCATAGCTGTGAAATGCTCCTGTTTCCGGCATATGTACAGCCAGCTCTCCTAAGCACAGCATCACCAAATAAACGACAAGCGCTCCAATAAGATAAGCAAGAATTGTGCCTATTGGGCCAGCCTGCTGTATCGTATAGCCTGAACTCAAGAATAGCCCTGTTCCAATAACTCCTCCAAGTGACAGCATCACTAAATGCCTCGTTTGCATTTTTCGTTGAAATTGTTCTTTGTTGTTTTCCATCCCAAACTCTCCTTAAAATATCCAGAAAAAAACACACCCAAATTAGAGTGTGTCGCTGACAAATAAACTAAGCTCTCATCTATCAGGGAGTCAACACCCACTGGAATTAGCACAGTGTCAATAGACCTGCTGCTGAGGCTTCATAGGGCCAGTCCCTCCACCTCTCTGGATAAGAAATATTTTTTTAACATTACCAATCAATGAAATTAATGTCAATAGGGTCGTATCTGGCAAAATAGCAGAGAATTATTCTTGTATTTCTTATTTGGAGGGTGTTTGAGAAAGTTACCTGTTACTACCTACACTATTTTCTATGTATGGAATATTTCAATATAACAAAAAAAAAACAAAAAATATTTAATTCCCATGCACAACTAGTTAATCATCTAGCTACTTTTTTAGAAAAATCATTCTCAAAAAAACTATCATTGTTATGTTATACTGTATAAGGTTTGCAACATAAGAGAGGAGTTACCAATATTATGGACTTATCAAAATCATCTGAGTATAACAAAACTAAATCTATTTCTATTTATTTACTTATTGCAGGGATTGTCCTTGTCGCTTTCAACCTTCGCCCGGCAATTACTTCTTTAGGACCTCTTGTCGGCTTTATTCAGGAAGACGTTGGACTAGCCCATTGGAGTTCAGGGTTACTGATGAGCTTGCCATTAATCACATTTTCCATCATGTCACCTCTCGTACCGAAAATATCCAGCCGGTTATCAAATGAAAAGGCGCTTCTTCTCGGTCTAATTGTATTATTAACAGGCATTTGTTCTAGATCTATTCCATATACCTTTTTCCTTTTCGCTGGGACATTACTAATCGGAATTGGCATAGCTATCGGCAATGTGCTCCTGCCAGCAATTGTTAAGGATAAATTCCCAACAAAGTTTGGTCTCATGACAAGTGTATACTCTACTTCAATGGGTATTTTCGCTTCCTTAGCTTCAGGTCTTAGTGTTCCGCTAGCTGAAGGGAACGGTCTAGGCTGGCAAGGTGCTCAAATGGTGTGGGGCATTCCTGCTGTAGCAGCGATTATTGTCTGGTTTTATTTACAGAAATACAATCGGAATGATAGTGCTGAAGTTACAAATACAAATCTAGTTACTCCAACAAAAGTTTGGTCTTCTCCGATTGCATGGCAAATCGCTATTTTCATGGGATTTCAGTCGTTTTTATTTTATGTGACAATTTCATGGCTGCCAGAAATTCTGCATAGCTATGGAATGAGCATAGAGACTGCGGGATGGATGTTATCCTTTATGCAATTAGTAGGTTTACCTGCCAGCTTTTTTATCCCATTTGTGGCAAGCCGTCTCAAGTCCCAATCTTGGATTGCCTTCGGTTTGGGCATTTGCGCCATTTTAGGCTATTTCGGGTTATTGGTTAGTGCTGACCACTATCCTATTTTAATTATCAGCATTATATTAATTGGTTTAGCTCTTGGCGGCATATTCCCATTAGCACTAAGCTTAATTGGTTTCCGTTCACATAGTGCGAAGCAAGCAGCAGAGCTTTCAGGTATGGCACAATCAACAGGCTATATTCTAGCTGCAGTTGGACCATTATTCATCGGTTCCCTATTTGATTGGACACATGTATGGTCCATCCCACTAATCACTCTTATTTTTGTAGCAGCGATTGTAACAATATTTGGAATGATGGCAGGACGGGACAGACATATTTAATATAATCAAAAGACTAGGACTTTAAGTACTTCGGTCTAAAACGACGAGGTTGCTAATAGTCTACATTAAAACCGAACTTTTCAGTTCGGTTTTTTTATTTACTTGGATGATTCATTTATAAGCCCAAGCCCTAAATAAATGATTTATTTATTTCCACTTAGGATTACACCCCCAAAAAAAACACCAATATTATCTAACATCTACTATTAAATATTTATTAATTCCAAGGACAAACTAAGAAAAAAATAAAAGGAGAAAACGATGTTTAAACGGAATGAATTAAACTTCTTACGACTATTATTCTTTGCCAGCATTGGATTATTGATAAATATGATTAGAAAGCCACCTTTAAAGGAGTGGCTGATTATCTTTTTGTTTAAAAGCTACATTGCATCAATATTAGATAATCTTGCTGTTAAAAAAGGCTATATTACATACCCTGTTAGAATATTTAGGACGTTCGACATTAGTGTGCTTTTCAGCTACTTAATCTTTCCTGTCACTTGTGTTTATTACAACCACGCATCAAAAGATTCAAAATTGCTCGGAATAGTGATCAAGTGCCTTCTTTTCAGCATTCCATCAGCAATTACAGAACATTTTATTGAGAAAAATACGAAGCTGGTCCAATATAAAAAGGGCTGGAACTCTTATTACAGCTTTTTTTCCATTGCTTTCTCCTTCTTATTTGTTAGGTTATTTATGGCTATTGTTCGCAAGGCGGAAAAAGTACAAGCAAATAATTAAATGAACATTATCCATTCTCATGATGTGATACAGATGGATTGGCTGCAAATATTTTTGTAATGCTGAAGAACAGAATATCCTTTAATGTTTCAAATGCATAGTCGATATCCAATCTTTCGGTCCACTGATGTGCATCAAAACCAACAGGTCCGATATTTAAAACAGGTACGTTCAATACTTCTAAATCTTTAAGTGGTACAGAGTATCCCCTCTCCCACATTGGCATATTAGCGGTAAGTGATATCATGGATGCAGCGGGATACTGTAAACCAGCATAGCTTAAATCGGATATACCATTAAAGTAATTTCTTTTTTCAAAATCTACTCCATGAGAAGCTAATCCATATTTCTGAATGGCTTGCACAGCATTATTGATTAATGGATCTTTATAGGAGCTTATCGCTGGATAAAAGGGCGGCGCAAAAAACAAAATCATCATCGGTGCCAATTCCTTACATAAAATCGCTAGCTTATCGACCATTTTAATCGTTGCCTCTCTATCATCCATCGCCCCCTTGTTTTTCAGGATATTTGCATGAATACTTTCCACACTTTCTTTTCCATACTTTGTCACAGCATACTTACTAAGTTCATCAAATGTTAATACAGTAACCTTCATGTCCGGTGGCACAAATGGAGTAAATTTAGCAAAGGCAAGAGCTTGTTTTTGATAAGAACTAGCTATGTTTGCTGCCGCTCTGTCAGCTGTCTCTTTTAATGATGTCACAATATCATCCATTTTCTTCTCTAATAAAAATAAATTGAATAGTGTTACGGCCCGATGCGGAATTTGCACAGAATAATCCTTTTTAATCCCATACTGTATCAAATTAGTTGGCGGCGGAGTGATTTCCCCCTCTACTATTTCGCATAAATCGGTGTTTAATTCGAATTCCTCTGTCAATAAAGAGACCATAAAATTTGCATTTAATCCTGCAAAGGGTTCCCCAACATGGGTTTCTTTTCCATAGCACAAAAAGCCTGGAAGCAATTTTCCAATCGACCCCGTATATAAATATTTATTTTGGTCACCGGGATATCGCATAAACATCGGCTCACCATTTAATACCGTCACATATTCCAAGTCATGTTTTTGTGCGATTTCTAATAAAAGTGGGACAGCCGCTCTCATTCCGACAGAATTTACTTCCTCATCTGGAACTGTCACTAGCAGAATGTTTCCATCGAATTCTCCGTTGCATGCTTTTTCTATCATAGACATATGGAGGGCAAGCCCACATTTCATGTCCATTGTTCCCCTGCCAAATAACCAATTTCCTGTTTCCATATCGTTTTTGACCTGTCTTGGCAGTTCTTCCTTATGCTGTCGAAATAATTCTGTGATTTTTTGGGGATCAAATGCGTATTCCTTCCATCTTCCATAATCCTCTACATCTACTACATCAAAATGACTGATAAGTATGACTGTCTTTTTCGTTAGTGGTTGTTTTTTTACAAGACCAGTAACAAAATACGTTCCGTCACCTGTTGGATTTTTTTGCAGATGCTGCGGATTCTCTTGGAAATATTTTAAGCTTGTTAACTGATTTATGACATAGTCAGGCAGCTCCTTTTCGGCTTTTGTGCCTGTAATGCTTGGAATCTTGACAAGATTACATAAAAGGTCAACTAATTGCTCCTTTGTACTCCATTTCTCCATGACATGCCCTCTTTTCCGTATGATGAAATTGCTTTCCATTCACTATATAAAAATGGACAGAACCCGCAAATTATGTGGTTCTGCCTATTGCTGTTGAAATTTCGTCTGCCGCTTTCTTTATACAATGAATCAAATAGGATAAACGTTCGTCACTAACACGATATTGGACGACACCAATACTGATTGCCCCGACAATATCGTGATTAAAATTAAAGACAGGTGCTGCAACAGACAATGTTCCATCTGTTCTTTCACTGAAGCTAGTAGCATAGCCCTGTTCTTTAATAAGAGCTAAATGGCCATATAATTCTTTTTGTTTTTCTTTAGATGATGGCAGTAGCTCCTTTACATTTGCCTCAATTGTCTCTTCTGGCATATAAGCTAGAATTGTCTTATTTGGCGCTCCGATATGAAGGGGAATTCGCAGTCCGATTTTGTCAATGATTCGCACATTTGTTGGACTGTCTACACGTTCTATTATGATAGCTTCCTTTCCGTCCGGAATATTGAAATAGATACTTTCCTCTACTTGAAGTGCTAATACTTCCATCACTTCTCGTGCTTTCGTTCTATAATCAGCCTTCTCAAGCTCCCTTAAGCCGATCTCCATCCATAAGCTTCCGAGTTTATATTGCTTCGTATTTTGGTTTTGCTGTACTAAGCGATGTTGAATGAGTGTATTCAGTAAGCGATGGACCGTACTTACCGGAAGACGCAAGCTATCAGCGATTTCTGAAATGGACCACCATTCTCCTTTTTCAGAAGCAATTAACTTGATAATGTTTAATGCTCTATCGATAGACTGTACCATAATGACCTACATTCTGTTTTTGACATAAAAAACCTTTTCACACCATCAATGTAGCAGACAGATAAACATTGTGCAATATTATTTTTACAATGTTAAGAATTATTAAAAATTTGGTTATAACAAGCATGATAACCTATTGACATATTATTGAAATTATTTGACAATAAAGATGATTTCCAAATAGTAGATATCGTTTCCACATTACGGAAAAACCAGCTATTTTAATTTATGCTTGGACAATACATCATATGATATAAAATCACGTTTGAAGAAACCACCTAATGAATGGAGGAACCCTTATGTCTTTATCGGAAAGGATTATAAGGCAAACGGAAAAATATGGAGCAAACAATTATCACCCCCTGCCAATAGTGATTGAAAAAGCGGAAGGGGTATGGGTGGAAGACCCAGAAAACACAAAATATATGGATATGCTTAGTGCCTATTCGGCCGTAAACCAAGGACATCGGCATCCGAAAATTATTGCGGCTTTAAAAAATCAAGCTGATAAAGTGACATTAACCTCCCGCGCCTTTCACCATAGTCAGCTCGGTCCATGGTATGAGAAGCTTAGTAAATGGACAAATAAGGATATGACATTGCCGATGAATACTGGTGCAGAGGCTGTCGAAACAGCTATTAAAGCGGCAAGACGCTGGGCCTATGATGTAAAAGGCATCAAAGCTAATTCGGCAGAAATTATTGCATGCACAGGAAATTTCCACGGCCGCACGATGGCCGCCGTTTCGTTATCGTCTGAGGCTGAATATCAGCGTGGTTTCGGTCCATTGCTTCCTGGCTTTAAACTCATTCCTTACGGAGATTTAGACAGTCTTAAACAAGCGATTACCCCAAATACGGCAGCATTTTTAATCGAGCCAATTCAAGGGGAAGCTGGTATTATCCTCCCACCTCCAGGCTTTATTAAAGCGGCATTTGAGTTATGTCAAAAGCATAACGTTCTCTTTATCGCAGATGAAATTCAAGTTGGCCTTGGCAGAACAGGAAAAATGTTTGCCTATGAGTGGGAAGACATCGAGCCAGACATGCTTATATTGGGCAAAGCACTTGGTGGAGGCGTATTTCCTATTTCCTGTGTTGTTGCTAACAAGGACATACTCGGCGTATTCAATCCAGGATCACACGGGTCCACATTTGGCGGAAACCCACTTGCATGTGCCGTCTCCATCGCAGCATTAGAAGTCATTGAGGATGAAAAGCTTGCAGAACGGTCCCATGAGCTTGGCTCTTATTTTCTTGCCAAACTGCAAGAAATCAAGAACCCGGTAATTAAAGAAGTTCGTGGCAGAGGATTATTTATCGGCATGGAATTATATGAGGAAGCACGACCATATTGTGAGCGGTTGAAGGATCTTGGCTTGCTTTGCAAAGAAACGCACGATACTGTAATTCGGTTTGCGCCGCCGCTGATTATCACAGCGCAGGAATTGGATTGGGCACTTGAAAGGATTAATCAGGTGTTTACCGCAAAATAATGAAGATAAGAACAAGAAACTGATTAGACATTCCTAATCAGTTTCTTGTATCATCGCATTCCCATTTTGCTTTGAAAGCCACTGCATCACTTCTCTT
This window contains:
- a CDS encoding CynX/NimT family MFS transporter, which gives rise to MDLSKSSEYNKTKSISIYLLIAGIVLVAFNLRPAITSLGPLVGFIQEDVGLAHWSSGLLMSLPLITFSIMSPLVPKISSRLSNEKALLLGLIVLLTGICSRSIPYTFFLFAGTLLIGIGIAIGNVLLPAIVKDKFPTKFGLMTSVYSTSMGIFASLASGLSVPLAEGNGLGWQGAQMVWGIPAVAAIIVWFYLQKYNRNDSAEVTNTNLVTPTKVWSSPIAWQIAIFMGFQSFLFYVTISWLPEILHSYGMSIETAGWMLSFMQLVGLPASFFIPFVASRLKSQSWIAFGLGICAILGYFGLLVSADHYPILIISIILIGLALGGIFPLALSLIGFRSHSAKQAAELSGMAQSTGYILAAVGPLFIGSLFDWTHVWSIPLITLIFVAAIVTIFGMMAGRDRHI
- a CDS encoding IclR family transcriptional regulator is translated as MVQSIDRALNIIKLIASEKGEWWSISEIADSLRLPVSTVHRLLNTLIQHRLVQQNQNTKQYKLGSLWMEIGLRELEKADYRTKAREVMEVLALQVEESIYFNIPDGKEAIIIERVDSPTNVRIIDKIGLRIPLHIGAPNKTILAYMPEETIEANVKELLPSSKEKQKELYGHLALIKEQGYATSFSERTDGTLSVAAPVFNFNHDIVGAISIGVVQYRVSDERLSYLIHCIKKAADEISTAIGRTT
- a CDS encoding ornithine--oxo-acid transaminase, with the translated sequence MSLSERIIRQTEKYGANNYHPLPIVIEKAEGVWVEDPENTKYMDMLSAYSAVNQGHRHPKIIAALKNQADKVTLTSRAFHHSQLGPWYEKLSKWTNKDMTLPMNTGAEAVETAIKAARRWAYDVKGIKANSAEIIACTGNFHGRTMAAVSLSSEAEYQRGFGPLLPGFKLIPYGDLDSLKQAITPNTAAFLIEPIQGEAGIILPPPGFIKAAFELCQKHNVLFIADEIQVGLGRTGKMFAYEWEDIEPDMLILGKALGGGVFPISCVVANKDILGVFNPGSHGSTFGGNPLACAVSIAALEVIEDEKLAERSHELGSYFLAKLQEIKNPVIKEVRGRGLFIGMELYEEARPYCERLKDLGLLCKETHDTVIRFAPPLIITAQELDWALERINQVFTAK
- a CDS encoding M20/M25/M40 family metallo-hydrolase produces the protein MEKWSTKEQLVDLLCNLVKIPSITGTKAEKELPDYVINQLTSLKYFQENPQHLQKNPTGDGTYFVTGLVKKQPLTKKTVILISHFDVVDVEDYGRWKEYAFDPQKITELFRQHKEELPRQVKNDMETGNWLFGRGTMDMKCGLALHMSMIEKACNGEFDGNILLVTVPDEEVNSVGMRAAVPLLLEIAQKHDLEYVTVLNGEPMFMRYPGDQNKYLYTGSIGKLLPGFLCYGKETHVGEPFAGLNANFMVSLLTEEFELNTDLCEIVEGEITPPPTNLIQYGIKKDYSVQIPHRAVTLFNLFLLEKKMDDIVTSLKETADRAAANIASSYQKQALAFAKFTPFVPPDMKVTVLTFDELSKYAVTKYGKESVESIHANILKNKGAMDDREATIKMVDKLAILCKELAPMMILFFAPPFYPAISSYKDPLINNAVQAIQKYGLASHGVDFEKRNYFNGISDLSYAGLQYPAASMISLTANMPMWERGYSVPLKDLEVLNVPVLNIGPVGFDAHQWTERLDIDYAFETLKDILFFSITKIFAANPSVSHHENG
- a CDS encoding CBO0543 family protein; translated protein: MFKRNELNFLRLLFFASIGLLINMIRKPPLKEWLIIFLFKSYIASILDNLAVKKGYITYPVRIFRTFDISVLFSYLIFPVTCVYYNHASKDSKLLGIVIKCLLFSIPSAITEHFIEKNTKLVQYKKGWNSYYSFFSIAFSFLFVRLFMAIVRKAEKVQANN